The following proteins are co-located in the Halorussus caseinilyticus genome:
- a CDS encoding HalX domain-containing protein has product MSPDQSTVLVVDDEQDVADLYAMWLQNDYRVRSAYEGDEALDVLDETVDVVLLDRRMPGQSGDEVLEQIRDRDLNCRVVMVTAVKPDFDILEMGFDDYLVKPVSKDDLHEIVEQMLTRVDYGSQLQEYYSLVSKKAVLEAEKDPETLEASEEYAELQAEIDELSTEVDDTRDQLDDHDDFVGAFQDL; this is encoded by the coding sequence ATGTCCCCCGACCAATCGACAGTTCTCGTCGTTGACGACGAGCAAGACGTTGCCGACCTTTACGCGATGTGGTTGCAGAACGACTATCGCGTGCGGAGTGCCTACGAAGGTGACGAGGCGCTGGACGTTCTCGACGAGACCGTGGATGTCGTCCTTCTCGACCGCCGGATGCCCGGACAGTCCGGCGACGAGGTACTCGAACAGATTCGTGACCGCGACCTCAACTGCCGGGTCGTCATGGTGACGGCAGTCAAACCCGACTTCGACATCTTGGAGATGGGCTTCGACGACTACCTCGTCAAGCCGGTGTCGAAAGACGACCTCCACGAAATCGTGGAGCAGATGCTCACGCGCGTCGATTACGGGTCACAACTTCAGGAGTACTACTCGCTCGTCTCGAAGAAGGCGGTCCTCGAAGCCGAGAAGGACCCCGAGACGCTCGAAGCCAGCGAGGAGTACGCCGAACTGCAAGCCGAAATCGACGAACTCAGCACGGAGGTAGACGACACCCGCGACCAACTGGACGACCACGACGACTTCGTTGGGGCGTTTCAGGACCTCTGA
- a CDS encoding ABC transporter substrate-binding protein produces MGANEDTLSRRTYLKATGAASVAGLGGLTGLLGQDFETLEVQHWWTGGDGAAAIEALFEGFEQKHSNIKVNQNPVAGGAGQNLHTVIKKRVLNDNPPSSWQAWPGANLLPFTRANKLENIGQSVWSHNGMQSAYLQGPKDAARPSGDFVTVPLNIHRINNLFYNVNVVEQADVDPSSISKPSDLVGAMEQVNNNTDAAGMAHQTKSGWSTLQLWTTVLLGEHGLDTYTAFTEGRVEQNQQAVKNSLRIVKDYKQFFNDDAGSIGWTEANTKVINGQAGFFHQGDWAAGMYSPDNLEFEKGWNQVAFPGTEGYYMLNMDSFPFPTNNPSPDATTQFLRYVGSVDAQRRFNPKKGSIPPRTDVPQDAFGPFLQRQMKEFKNSEAQPPSTAHGLAVDPETLTNLEDAMATFISSWNVQRTYDGMVQAFQ; encoded by the coding sequence ATGGGAGCAAACGAAGACACGCTGTCGAGACGTACGTATCTGAAAGCGACCGGCGCGGCGAGCGTTGCCGGTCTCGGCGGACTGACCGGACTGCTCGGACAGGACTTCGAGACGTTGGAGGTCCAACACTGGTGGACCGGCGGGGACGGCGCGGCGGCGATTGAGGCGCTGTTCGAGGGGTTCGAGCAGAAGCACTCGAACATCAAGGTCAACCAGAATCCGGTGGCCGGTGGCGCGGGACAGAACCTTCACACCGTCATCAAAAAGCGCGTGCTGAACGACAACCCGCCGAGTTCGTGGCAGGCGTGGCCGGGCGCGAACCTGCTACCGTTCACGCGGGCGAACAAACTGGAGAACATCGGGCAGTCGGTGTGGTCGCACAACGGCATGCAGTCGGCCTACCTGCAGGGACCGAAGGACGCCGCCCGGCCGTCGGGCGACTTCGTGACGGTGCCGCTGAACATCCACCGCATCAACAACCTGTTCTACAACGTGAACGTCGTGGAGCAGGCGGACGTGGACCCGTCGTCCATCTCGAAACCGAGTGACCTCGTGGGCGCGATGGAGCAGGTCAACAACAACACCGACGCCGCGGGGATGGCCCACCAGACCAAATCCGGGTGGTCTACGCTCCAACTCTGGACGACGGTTCTCCTCGGCGAACACGGACTCGACACCTACACCGCGTTCACCGAGGGAAGGGTCGAACAGAACCAGCAGGCCGTCAAGAACTCGCTCCGAATCGTCAAAGACTACAAGCAGTTCTTCAACGACGACGCCGGGTCCATCGGATGGACCGAGGCGAACACGAAGGTCATCAACGGGCAGGCCGGGTTCTTCCATCAGGGCGACTGGGCGGCGGGCATGTACTCGCCCGACAATCTGGAGTTCGAGAAGGGGTGGAATCAGGTCGCCTTCCCCGGCACCGAGGGCTACTACATGCTGAACATGGACTCGTTCCCGTTCCCGACGAACAACCCGTCGCCAGACGCGACGACACAGTTCCTGCGCTACGTCGGGAGCGTGGACGCCCAGCGCCGGTTCAACCCGAAGAAGGGGTCGATTCCGCCCAGAACCGACGTGCCACAGGACGCCTTCGGGCCGTTCCTCCAGCGCCAGATGAAGGAGTTCAAGAACTCGGAGGCACAACCGCCTTCGACCGCACACGGACTCGCGGTGGACCCCGAGACGCTGACGAACTTGGAAGACGCCATGGCGACGTTCATCTCGTCGTGGAACGTCCAGCGGACCTACGACGGGATGGTCCAAGCGTTCCAGTAA
- a CDS encoding HEAT repeat domain-containing protein yields the protein MDGRERDSHDPERAERLREEARERWGRADDDADAVAARLDSDDPAVRAEAVWTLAELAADDPDRSRRLPVESKLAPLLNDDDQWVRRGASWAVATIADEHPHRAHAALPAVTESLADEDPLVRENGVLALSNVAEEYPRAVEPALSKLAALVADEDGLARRYAVETLRRLVVRLDEGGFPETVEATPEIAEMLRGEGDVVAVSDDADDGRLIRIRGGGADDESADDDDESDGTDGTDESLGPPDRIPAVPEIDGDRETFERLADLGTDPLTTATKARAPSSEGGQHVVVVVRTLRPDSGVDPSRFETALRSWVGVDDHAHVAPVLARGTDPRPWFASEFMDAGSLRKAVGSVGFDRAVWYAHCLAATMCHAHARGVVHGALRPGAVGLSRTFGAWPVPKVGDWAFGDLFADATTPPVPPAYAAPEHLAPETFGRPDPATDVYQLGALCYALFAGRPPFTGDPADIARKVQNEDPEPPSAHAEGVPEAIDRLVGRALRTEKPARFETAEDFRRELEILARDLSLSYEL from the coding sequence ATGGACGGACGCGAGCGCGACTCTCACGACCCCGAGCGGGCCGAACGACTCCGCGAGGAGGCCCGCGAGCGGTGGGGCCGGGCCGACGACGACGCGGACGCAGTTGCCGCGAGACTCGACAGCGACGACCCGGCGGTCCGCGCCGAGGCGGTGTGGACACTCGCGGAACTCGCGGCCGACGACCCCGACCGGTCGCGGCGACTCCCGGTCGAGTCCAAACTCGCGCCGCTGTTGAACGACGACGACCAGTGGGTCCGGCGGGGCGCGTCGTGGGCTGTGGCGACCATCGCCGACGAACACCCACACCGCGCCCACGCCGCGCTCCCGGCCGTCACCGAGAGTCTGGCCGACGAGGACCCGCTGGTCCGTGAGAACGGCGTCCTCGCGCTCTCGAACGTCGCCGAGGAGTACCCCCGCGCCGTCGAACCGGCGCTGAGCAAACTCGCCGCCCTCGTCGCCGACGAGGACGGACTCGCGCGGCGGTACGCCGTCGAGACGCTCCGGCGACTCGTCGTCCGACTCGACGAGGGAGGCTTCCCCGAGACCGTCGAGGCCACGCCCGAAATCGCCGAGATGCTTCGCGGCGAGGGCGACGTGGTGGCGGTGTCCGACGACGCGGACGACGGCCGACTCATCCGGATTCGCGGCGGCGGGGCCGACGACGAGTCGGCGGACGACGACGACGAGAGCGACGGGACCGACGGCACCGACGAGTCGCTCGGCCCGCCCGACCGGATTCCCGCAGTGCCGGAAATCGACGGCGACCGAGAGACCTTCGAACGCCTCGCGGACCTCGGCACCGACCCCCTCACGACTGCGACGAAGGCCCGCGCGCCGTCGTCGGAGGGCGGCCAGCACGTCGTGGTCGTCGTCCGGACGCTCAGACCCGACAGCGGCGTTGACCCCTCGCGTTTCGAGACGGCGCTCCGGTCGTGGGTGGGCGTGGACGACCACGCGCACGTCGCGCCCGTCCTCGCGCGCGGGACCGACCCTCGGCCGTGGTTCGCCAGCGAGTTCATGGACGCCGGAAGCCTCCGGAAGGCCGTCGGGTCTGTCGGGTTCGACCGCGCGGTGTGGTACGCCCACTGCCTCGCGGCGACGATGTGTCACGCCCACGCCCGCGGGGTTGTCCACGGCGCGCTACGACCCGGTGCGGTGGGTCTCTCTCGCACCTTCGGTGCGTGGCCGGTCCCGAAAGTCGGTGACTGGGCGTTCGGCGACCTGTTCGCGGACGCCACGACCCCGCCGGTGCCACCGGCCTACGCCGCGCCCGAACACCTCGCGCCCGAGACGTTCGGCCGCCCGGACCCCGCGACGGACGTGTACCAACTCGGCGCGCTCTGCTACGCGCTGTTCGCCGGTCGGCCGCCGTTCACCGGCGACCCCGCCGACATCGCCCGGAAGGTCCAAAACGAGGACCCCGAACCGCCGAGCGCGCACGCCGAGGGCGTGCCCGAGGCGATAGACCGGTTGGTGGGCCGGGCGCTCCGGACCGAGAAGCCCGCCCGGTTCGAGACGGCCGAGGACTTCCGCCGGGAGTTGGAAATCCTCGCGCGGGACCTGTCGCTCTCCTACGAGTTGTAG
- a CDS encoding sodium:calcium antiporter produces MAVLVGGVSLYLLLVSTRVTVQRLVNVAQGYGVSESVIGLTVVAVGTSLPEISANATASVGILTGALDAGVASATVLGGSIGSSVVQQTLLVGVFLFAAGEVTLSRSFVRSSYVPMMLSAALVLALSADGEIARLDGLLLVGAFLVYLYYTYDRRERATVPEGLEVRNVGVRTDAAIALGGLAVVLASAYLVLSALEVLVASLDLGGSLVGIATLGVGTALPELSTVGESIRRKRPTLALGTLVGSNVVNLLVAVGLGGVISGYSVPDAVLYWDLPVMLAIGVGAFIYVTRVTDGELNRRDASTFVVAYFGFVAGHLLLFPSS; encoded by the coding sequence GTGGCGGTACTGGTGGGCGGGGTCTCGCTCTACTTGCTGTTGGTCAGCACGCGCGTCACGGTCCAGCGACTCGTCAACGTCGCGCAGGGCTACGGGGTCTCGGAGTCGGTCATCGGACTGACCGTGGTCGCGGTCGGGACGAGTCTGCCCGAAATCTCCGCGAACGCCACCGCCTCCGTCGGGATTCTCACGGGCGCGCTCGACGCCGGAGTCGCGTCGGCGACGGTACTGGGCGGAAGCATCGGGTCGTCGGTGGTCCAGCAGACGCTACTGGTCGGCGTGTTCCTCTTCGCGGCGGGGGAGGTGACGCTCTCGCGGTCGTTCGTCCGGTCGAGTTACGTGCCGATGATGCTGTCGGCGGCGCTGGTGCTGGCGCTCTCGGCCGACGGCGAAATCGCCAGACTCGACGGTCTCCTGCTGGTCGGGGCGTTTCTGGTCTACCTCTACTACACCTACGACCGGCGCGAGCGGGCGACGGTCCCCGAGGGACTGGAGGTCCGGAACGTCGGCGTGCGGACCGACGCCGCAATCGCGCTCGGCGGACTCGCGGTCGTGTTGGCGAGCGCCTACCTCGTGCTATCGGCGCTCGAAGTCCTCGTGGCGTCCCTCGACCTCGGCGGGTCGCTCGTCGGCATCGCTACCCTCGGCGTCGGGACGGCGCTCCCGGAACTCTCGACGGTCGGTGAGTCCATCCGCCGGAAGCGACCGACGCTCGCGCTCGGGACGCTGGTCGGGAGCAACGTGGTCAACCTGCTGGTCGCGGTGGGTCTCGGGGGCGTGATTTCCGGTTACAGCGTGCCCGACGCGGTACTCTACTGGGACCTTCCGGTGATGCTCGCTATCGGCGTCGGCGCGTTCATCTACGTCACCCGCGTCACCGACGGCGAACTCAACCGACGGGACGCCAGCACCTTCGTCGTGGCCTACTTCGGGTTCGTGGCCGGACACCTTCTGCTGTTTCCTTCGAGCTGA
- a CDS encoding cation-translocating P-type ATPase — MEWHAEPPSEVYDALDTDESGLTDDEVRKRREKYGPNEIHDEHRVSVLGLFVSQFRNWLTYLLVVAALLSLGVGFLPGQSPEYAEAALIFGILLANGAFGFAQDYRTEKSIQALRSLSTPDATVLRGGEKRTVDASEVVPGDVFFVAQGDVVPADGRLVDAQSLATDESALTGESASVEKSTEAVDSDAPPADREGMVFMNTHAVQGRGTAVAVATGMDTEVGAIAEQLGETEEPPTPFQEEVDALGRRIAGLTLAIIGFVAAVQLLLTDTSTISVLLVAVTLAVAAVPEGLPAVVTLTLALGSRRLLRRNALVRRLPVVESLGAVDTIVTDKTGTLTENEMTVRRAYAGGETYELPPGEREGESAAALADGSTPAALTTLLRTGAICNDAERGPDGYRGDPTEVALLRAAEDAGLDWPRERLREVPFSAERKRMTVVAPGASEGVNDSENVNRIGNESDSENVNGIGNAVGDGVPTAYVKGAPEVVLDRCDAVLEDGESVSLTDERRAEVLDVTDAFAEDALRVLGFAYRESVDTEASDGELERGLTFVGLQGLMDPPRPEVADAVADCRRAGIRTVMATGDNLETAKAIGTELGFDPEGALTGPEIETLSDGELAERVGDVEVFARVSPAHKVEILEALQGNDHTVAMTGDGVNDAPALKRADVGVAMGQRGTDVARTASDVVLRDDNFTTIRDAVAEGRGVFDNVRKFVNYLLSANAGEVLVVFFGALVGTALFPETFGAAEQAVVLTPVMLLWVNLVTDGLPALALGADPKSGDVMARPPREASERVVNRRVLASVGAIGVLMTVTGLGVFFYGLGRSTLVVAQTALFTFLVAIEMVRIQLIRSRYRLSVWSNPWLLAAIGVTLALQLVVLYTPLRVPFGVVSLGATEWSWIGGGFGAFVALALAARVVLERVVGE, encoded by the coding sequence ATGGAGTGGCATGCCGAACCACCGAGCGAGGTGTACGACGCCCTCGACACCGACGAGTCCGGACTGACCGACGACGAGGTCCGCAAGCGCCGCGAGAAGTACGGCCCGAACGAGATTCACGACGAACACCGGGTGTCGGTCCTCGGACTGTTCGTCTCGCAGTTTCGCAACTGGTTGACCTATCTGCTCGTCGTCGCGGCTCTTCTCTCGCTCGGCGTGGGGTTCCTGCCGGGTCAGTCCCCCGAGTACGCGGAGGCCGCGCTCATCTTCGGCATTCTACTCGCCAACGGCGCGTTCGGGTTCGCGCAGGACTACCGGACCGAGAAGTCGATTCAGGCGCTCCGGTCGCTCTCGACGCCGGACGCGACGGTTCTGCGCGGCGGCGAGAAGCGAACCGTGGACGCCAGCGAGGTGGTCCCCGGCGACGTGTTCTTCGTGGCGCAGGGCGACGTGGTTCCGGCCGACGGGCGACTCGTGGACGCCCAGAGTCTCGCCACCGACGAGTCGGCGCTGACCGGCGAGAGCGCGAGCGTCGAGAAGAGTACCGAAGCGGTCGATTCTGACGCACCACCGGCCGACCGGGAGGGGATGGTCTTCATGAACACCCACGCGGTGCAGGGGCGGGGGACGGCCGTCGCGGTGGCGACGGGCATGGACACCGAAGTCGGGGCCATCGCCGAGCAACTGGGCGAGACCGAAGAGCCACCGACGCCGTTTCAGGAGGAGGTAGACGCGCTCGGCAGGAGAATCGCGGGGCTGACGCTGGCGATAATCGGCTTCGTCGCGGCGGTCCAACTACTGCTCACCGACACGTCGACCATCTCGGTCCTGTTGGTCGCGGTGACGCTGGCCGTCGCCGCCGTGCCCGAGGGGTTGCCCGCGGTGGTGACGCTGACGCTGGCGCTCGGGTCCCGGCGACTTCTCCGGCGGAACGCGCTGGTACGGCGACTGCCGGTGGTCGAGAGCCTCGGGGCCGTGGACACCATAGTCACCGACAAGACGGGAACGCTGACCGAGAACGAGATGACGGTCCGGCGGGCCTACGCGGGCGGCGAAACCTACGAACTCCCGCCGGGCGAGCGAGAGGGCGAGAGCGCCGCGGCGCTCGCGGACGGTTCGACCCCCGCCGCGCTCACGACCCTGCTTCGGACCGGCGCGATTTGCAACGACGCCGAGCGCGGACCCGACGGCTACCGCGGCGACCCGACCGAGGTGGCGCTTCTCCGGGCGGCCGAGGACGCCGGACTCGACTGGCCCCGCGAACGACTCCGGGAAGTGCCGTTCTCCGCGGAGCGAAAGCGCATGACGGTCGTCGCACCGGGCGCGAGCGAGGGCGTAAACGATAGCGAAAACGTAAACAGAATCGGAAACGAATCCGATAGCGAAAACGTAAACGGAATCGGGAACGCCGTCGGAGACGGCGTTCCCACGGCGTACGTCAAGGGCGCGCCCGAGGTGGTGCTGGACCGGTGTGACGCGGTGCTGGAAGACGGCGAGTCGGTGAGTCTGACCGACGAGCGCCGGGCCGAGGTACTCGACGTGACCGACGCGTTCGCCGAGGACGCGCTTCGAGTGCTGGGGTTCGCCTACCGGGAGAGCGTCGATACCGAGGCCAGCGACGGCGAGTTGGAGCGCGGACTGACGTTCGTCGGCTTGCAGGGGTTGATGGACCCGCCCAGACCCGAGGTGGCCGACGCGGTGGCCGACTGCCGACGGGCGGGCATCCGGACGGTGATGGCGACCGGTGACAACTTGGAGACGGCGAAGGCAATCGGCACGGAGTTGGGATTCGACCCCGAGGGCGCGCTGACCGGTCCCGAGATAGAGACGCTTTCCGACGGGGAGTTGGCCGAGCGCGTCGGCGACGTGGAGGTGTTCGCGCGGGTCTCGCCAGCTCACAAGGTCGAGATTCTGGAGGCGTTGCAGGGCAACGACCACACGGTGGCGATGACCGGCGACGGGGTGAACGACGCGCCCGCGCTCAAGCGGGCCGACGTGGGCGTGGCGATGGGCCAGCGAGGAACCGACGTGGCCCGGACCGCCTCGGACGTAGTGCTTCGGGACGACAACTTCACCACGATTCGGGACGCGGTGGCCGAGGGACGGGGCGTCTTCGACAACGTTCGGAAGTTCGTCAACTACCTGCTGTCGGCCAACGCGGGCGAAGTGCTGGTGGTGTTCTTCGGCGCGCTGGTCGGGACCGCGCTGTTCCCCGAGACGTTCGGTGCCGCCGAACAAGCGGTGGTGCTGACGCCGGTCATGCTCCTGTGGGTCAACCTCGTCACCGACGGCCTGCCAGCGCTGGCGCTCGGGGCCGACCCCAAGTCCGGCGACGTGATGGCCCGCCCGCCGCGCGAGGCGTCCGAGCGCGTGGTGAATCGCCGGGTGTTGGCATCGGTCGGCGCTATCGGCGTCCTGATGACCGTGACCGGACTGGGCGTGTTCTTCTACGGTCTCGGTCGCTCGACGCTGGTCGTCGCTCAGACCGCGCTGTTCACGTTCCTCGTCGCCATCGAGATGGTTCGAATCCAGCTCATCCGGTCGCGCTACCGACTGTCGGTCTGGTCGAACCCGTGGTTGCTGGCCGCAATCGGCGTAACGCTGGCGCTCCAGTTGGTCGTGCTGTACACGCCGCTTCGGGTCCCGTTCGGCGTCGTCTCGCTCGGAGCGACCGAGTGGTCGTGGATTGGTGGCGGGTTCGGGGCGTTCGTGGCGCTGGCGCTGGCCGCGCGGGTCGTCCTCGAACGCGTCGTCGGCGAGTAG
- a CDS encoding DUF192 domain-containing protein produces the protein MRTHAALLVGAMVLLGGCIGGVGGTTSDDASRQTDSPTPPTTTDVERTVNATFVVEDGENVTVELEVANEREERRTGLMHRESLANDTGMVFVYESAQPVSFWMKNTLIPLDMIFVGPDRTVLNVQHASPQPNATSGELKTYPSDGEAKYVVELPRGFANRTGVGSGTKLVFEGAPPTVESDG, from the coding sequence ATGCGAACGCACGCCGCGCTTCTCGTCGGGGCGATGGTCCTGTTAGGGGGTTGCATCGGCGGGGTAGGCGGAACGACTTCGGACGACGCGAGTAGACAGACCGACTCGCCGACGCCACCGACGACGACGGACGTAGAGCGAACGGTCAACGCGACGTTCGTGGTCGAGGACGGCGAGAACGTCACGGTCGAACTCGAAGTCGCCAACGAACGCGAAGAGCGCCGGACGGGACTGATGCACCGCGAGTCCCTCGCCAACGACACCGGGATGGTCTTCGTCTACGAGAGTGCCCAACCGGTCTCGTTCTGGATGAAGAACACCCTGATTCCGCTCGACATGATATTCGTCGGTCCCGACCGTACCGTGTTGAACGTCCAACACGCGAGTCCACAACCCAACGCCACGTCAGGCGAACTGAAGACGTACCCGAGCGACGGCGAGGCGAAGTACGTCGTGGAACTCCCGCGCGGGTTCGCCAACCGGACCGGCGTCGGTTCGGGGACGAAACTCGTCTTCGAGGGCGCGCCGCCGACCGTGGAGTCCGACGGGTAA
- a CDS encoding DUF456 domain-containing protein, translated as MDLMFLVAVAILLAGVVGSVVPLVPGAGLSLAGIYLYWWSTGYAAPGLWALVAFTLVGLAAVVADQFGGALAAGAGGASTKTVALATVVSIPLLFVAGPVGLVVGVAVTVFAAEFYRTQDAGRGARAGAFAAVGVLGSALVQLVVTLSLLVGFVVVAL; from the coding sequence ATGGACCTGATGTTTCTCGTCGCGGTAGCAATCCTTCTCGCGGGCGTCGTCGGAAGCGTGGTACCGCTGGTTCCCGGCGCGGGCCTGTCGCTGGCCGGAATCTACCTCTACTGGTGGTCCACCGGGTACGCGGCCCCCGGACTCTGGGCGCTGGTCGCGTTCACGCTGGTCGGACTCGCCGCCGTCGTCGCCGACCAGTTCGGCGGTGCGCTCGCGGCGGGCGCGGGCGGCGCGTCCACGAAGACGGTGGCGCTGGCGACTGTCGTCAGCATCCCGCTCCTGTTCGTCGCCGGGCCGGTCGGACTCGTCGTCGGCGTGGCGGTGACGGTGTTCGCGGCGGAGTTCTACCGGACGCAGGACGCGGGTCGCGGCGCGCGAGCCGGAGCGTTCGCGGCAGTCGGCGTCCTCGGGTCGGCGCTCGTCCAGTTGGTCGTCACCCTCTCGCTACTCGTCGGATTCGTGGTCGTCGCGCTCTAA
- a CDS encoding ParA family protein, with protein sequence MSRSIRACTFLDKGGTGKTTTAAHLGVALAERGNDVLLIDLAGKQGDLVKHFGRWETVERQIAADDDWPNISTVFQDQWSAIADKLGDAAVEDLILETDEGVDLIPAHPGLDSLDAELGNIDDAHDRYSRLDTFLDEYVEPLGYDAVLIDLPGLTNNVSYNGLWAARNVIAPVEMGPFESEQAEALRADLDKIGANFDVDVELAMVLPNKVDTRTKLAEEYLDAFEEAYPEAFVSSHVPVSQDIRNAAESGRTAFALEEPSTTAQRAREAFLDNAETLVERLERSERAAPAGGETA encoded by the coding sequence ATGTCTCGGTCCATCCGGGCCTGTACCTTCCTCGACAAGGGCGGTACGGGCAAGACGACCACGGCGGCCCACCTCGGGGTGGCGCTGGCCGAACGGGGAAACGACGTGTTGCTCATCGACCTCGCGGGCAAGCAGGGCGACCTCGTGAAGCACTTCGGCCGGTGGGAGACCGTAGAGCGCCAAATCGCGGCGGACGACGACTGGCCGAACATCTCGACGGTATTTCAGGACCAGTGGAGCGCCATCGCCGACAAGTTGGGTGACGCGGCGGTCGAAGACCTGATTCTCGAAACCGACGAGGGCGTGGACCTGATTCCGGCCCATCCGGGTCTCGACAGTCTCGACGCCGAACTCGGCAACATCGACGACGCCCACGACCGCTACTCCCGACTCGACACGTTCCTCGACGAGTACGTCGAACCGCTGGGCTACGATGCCGTACTCATCGACCTGCCGGGCCTGACGAACAACGTCAGCTACAACGGTCTCTGGGCCGCCCGGAACGTCATCGCGCCCGTCGAGATGGGACCGTTCGAGTCCGAACAGGCCGAGGCACTCCGCGCGGACCTCGACAAAATCGGCGCGAACTTCGACGTGGACGTGGAACTCGCCATGGTCCTCCCGAACAAGGTCGATACCCGGACGAAACTCGCCGAGGAGTACTTAGACGCTTTCGAGGAGGCCTACCCCGAAGCGTTCGTCTCCTCGCACGTCCCGGTCAGTCAGGACATCCGGAACGCCGCCGAGTCGGGCCGGACCGCGTTCGCACTCGAAGAGCCATCGACCACGGCCCAACGCGCACGCGAAGCATTCCTAGATAACGCCGAGACGCTGGTCGAGCGACTCGAACGCTCCGAGCGGGCGGCTCCCGCAGGAGGTGAGACGGCGTGA
- a CDS encoding PadR family transcriptional regulator, producing MYDLTGFQRDLLYVIAGLDEPHGLAIKDELESYYEKEIHHGRLYPNLDTLVDKGFVEKGQRDRRTNYYTLTRRGTREIEARREWESQYVDLPQEATA from the coding sequence ATGTACGACCTGACAGGCTTCCAGAGAGACTTGCTGTACGTCATCGCGGGGCTAGACGAACCGCACGGTCTCGCCATCAAAGACGAACTCGAATCGTACTACGAAAAAGAGATTCACCACGGCCGACTCTACCCGAACCTCGACACCTTGGTTGACAAAGGCTTCGTGGAAAAGGGCCAGCGCGACCGCCGGACCAACTACTACACGCTGACTCGGCGGGGCACCCGCGAAATCGAGGCCCGCCGCGAATGGGAGTCACAGTACGTGGACCTCCCGCAGGAAGCGACCGCGTAG